Proteins from one Desulfonema limicola genomic window:
- the hisH gene encoding imidazole glycerol phosphate synthase subunit HisH: MIAIIDYDAGNLTSVARAITFLGYECVVTNDVEKIKNAKRVIFPGVGAAGSAMASLKRLKLDVAIKDAFGSGKPVLGICLGTQIIMGHSDEDRGTSCLGIIEGNVPEFSTDMKAEDKSPLKIPHMGWNSIRIKQEHPVLKGIGSQDEFYFVHSFYPCPDKVEHVIGETQYGITFASVMGFKNIIATQFHPEKSGRPGLALLKNFCEWTPC; encoded by the coding sequence ATGATTGCAATTATAGACTATGACGCAGGAAACCTTACCAGTGTTGCCCGTGCCATAACCTTTCTTGGTTATGAATGTGTTGTTACTAATGATGTTGAAAAGATTAAAAATGCCAAACGGGTTATTTTTCCAGGTGTCGGGGCGGCAGGTTCTGCTATGGCAAGCCTGAAAAGACTTAAACTGGATGTGGCTATTAAAGATGCTTTTGGATCCGGGAAACCGGTACTTGGCATATGTCTGGGAACCCAGATTATTATGGGACACAGTGATGAAGACAGGGGAACCTCTTGTCTGGGAATTATTGAAGGCAATGTACCTGAATTTTCAACGGATATGAAAGCAGAGGACAAAAGTCCCTTAAAGATTCCCCATATGGGCTGGAACAGTATCAGGATTAAGCAGGAACATCCGGTACTTAAAGGCATAGGTTCGCAAGATGAATTTTATTTTGTTCACAGTTTTTATCCCTGTCCTGATAAAGTGGAACATGTGATCGGAGAAACCCAATACGGCATTACCTTTGCATCAGTTATGGGATTTAAAAACATCATTGCCACCCAGTTTCATCCTGAAAAAAGCGGAAGACCGGGGCTGGCTTTACTTAAAAATTTTTGTGAGTGGACACCATGTTAA
- a CDS encoding anaerobic ribonucleoside-triphosphate reductase activating protein, protein MYFGGLQKNSFIDFPGKLSCVLFLSGCNFDCPYCHNPSLTGGCADCPHFIKENNVYDFLEKRRGFLDGVVISGGEPTLQRDLTELCQKVKNMGYPVKLDTNGSRPQVIRELIEKQLVDYLAMDIKTDPMNYSPFIKRDCDPETIFSSIRIIMESGLPYEFKTTCIKPLIDKTIVENICHLIQGAELYALQQFRDKEVLHPEFFDGRECCFTDKELLEFQLTASSWVKKCIVR, encoded by the coding sequence ATGTATTTCGGAGGATTGCAGAAAAATTCATTTATTGATTTTCCAGGAAAATTAAGCTGTGTATTATTTCTTTCAGGATGTAATTTTGATTGTCCTTACTGCCATAATCCAAGCCTGACAGGAGGATGTGCAGACTGCCCCCATTTTATAAAGGAAAATAATGTTTATGATTTCCTGGAAAAAAGAAGGGGATTTCTGGATGGCGTAGTTATTTCAGGAGGAGAGCCAACCTTGCAGCGTGATTTGACTGAACTGTGCCAAAAGGTCAAGAATATGGGCTATCCTGTCAAGCTGGATACAAACGGAAGCCGTCCCCAGGTAATCAGGGAACTTATAGAAAAGCAGCTTGTTGATTATCTGGCAATGGACATAAAAACCGATCCCATGAATTATTCACCCTTTATAAAAAGAGATTGTGATCCTGAAACCATATTTTCAAGTATCAGGATAATCATGGAATCAGGACTGCCCTATGAATTTAAGACAACCTGTATAAAACCCCTGATAGATAAAACCATAGTGGAAAATATCTGTCATCTTATCCAGGGAGCTGAATTATATGCTTTGCAGCAGTTCAGGGATAAAGAAGTGCTTCATCCTGAATTTTTTGACGGAAGGGAATGCTGTTTTACAGATAAAGAACTCCTGGAATTTCAATTAACTGCATCTTCCTGGGTTAAGAAATGTATTGTAAGGTAA
- a CDS encoding ribonucleoside triphosphate reductase, with protein MFESIKKRDGRVVEFDSSKITAAINRAGRATGEFTEREAKKLTLKVLTLLHEMRLGPVPEVEEIQDIVERILLDSPYYKSAKSYILYREQHNQIRNIMTKANVDLVEHYIRKLDWKIKENSNMCYSLQGLNNYISSDVTSEYWLNRIYPPEIRDAHKSGDIHIHDLSLLSVYCVGWDLKDLLLQGFKGVQGKVESAPPRHLRSALGQIVNFFYTLQGEAAGAQAISNFDTLLAPFVRCDDLDYKEVKQAIQEFVFNINIPTRVGFQTPFTNITMDLYVPSILKDHPVIIGGRECEQTYSEFQAEMDMINMAFAEIMMEGDAKGRVFTFPIPTYNITADFDWDNPNLEMIWKMTGKYGIPYFSNFVNSNMSPEDARSMCCRLRLDNRELLQRGGGLFGANPLTGSIGVVTINLPRIGYIADTEDEFFQHLEVMIMLAKESLIIKRKILENFTEKDLYPYSKFYLREVKNGSGFYWKNHFSTFGIIGMNEACLNFLGQGITTEAGQAFALRVMDFIRDLISRMQEETGDLFNLEATPAEGTTYRLAMLDKKRYPDIMCADSDCVNEDPYYTNSTQLPVNFTDDIFETLMLQDELQTKYTGGTVLHIYLGELVQDIETVKSVIRKISQGYRLPYFTLTPTFSVCPSHGYLNGEQEICPICRQETEIYSRVVGYLRPVKQWNNGKQSEFIKRKTFKVA; from the coding sequence GTGTTTGAAAGCATAAAAAAACGTGACGGAAGGGTTGTGGAATTTGACTCTTCAAAAATAACAGCAGCAATAAATAGAGCTGGCAGGGCAACCGGAGAGTTTACAGAAAGGGAAGCAAAAAAGCTTACCCTTAAGGTTTTAACCCTGCTCCATGAAATGCGCCTTGGCCCGGTTCCTGAAGTTGAGGAGATACAAGATATTGTGGAAAGAATCCTTTTGGACTCTCCTTACTACAAGTCAGCTAAATCATATATTTTATACAGGGAACAGCATAATCAGATCAGAAATATCATGACAAAAGCAAATGTTGATCTGGTTGAACACTATATTCGGAAGCTGGACTGGAAGATCAAGGAAAACAGCAATATGTGCTATTCCCTCCAGGGCTTAAACAATTATATATCATCTGATGTTACATCTGAATACTGGTTAAACCGTATTTATCCTCCTGAAATAAGGGATGCGCATAAAAGCGGGGATATCCATATTCATGATCTGAGCCTTCTTTCAGTTTATTGTGTGGGATGGGACTTAAAAGATCTTTTACTTCAGGGTTTTAAAGGTGTTCAGGGAAAGGTGGAAAGTGCCCCTCCCAGACATTTGCGGTCGGCCCTGGGGCAGATTGTGAATTTCTTTTACACCTTGCAGGGTGAAGCGGCAGGAGCGCAGGCTATTTCCAATTTTGATACCCTGCTTGCCCCTTTTGTACGCTGTGATGATCTTGATTATAAAGAGGTCAAGCAGGCAATTCAGGAGTTTGTATTTAATATAAATATTCCTACAAGGGTAGGGTTTCAGACTCCTTTTACAAATATCACTATGGATCTTTATGTACCTTCAATCTTAAAAGATCATCCTGTCATAATCGGGGGCAGGGAGTGTGAACAGACTTATTCCGAGTTTCAGGCTGAAATGGATATGATTAACATGGCCTTTGCCGAGATCATGATGGAAGGTGATGCCAAAGGCAGGGTTTTTACATTTCCTATTCCAACCTATAATATTACAGCAGATTTTGACTGGGATAATCCAAACCTGGAAATGATATGGAAAATGACCGGCAAATACGGAATTCCTTATTTTTCCAATTTTGTTAATTCAAATATGTCTCCTGAAGATGCACGCTCCATGTGCTGCCGCTTACGCCTGGATAATCGTGAACTGCTGCAAAGAGGAGGCGGACTTTTTGGTGCAAATCCCCTTACTGGTTCCATAGGAGTTGTTACTATTAACCTGCCCCGTATAGGATATATAGCTGATACAGAAGATGAATTTTTCCAACACCTGGAGGTTATGATAATGCTGGCTAAAGAAAGCCTTATTATCAAACGCAAGATTCTTGAAAATTTTACTGAAAAAGATCTTTATCCTTATTCCAAGTTTTATCTAAGGGAGGTAAAGAATGGTTCAGGATTTTACTGGAAAAATCATTTTTCCACATTTGGTATTATTGGGATGAATGAAGCATGTCTTAATTTCCTGGGCCAGGGAATTACTACAGAAGCAGGGCAGGCTTTTGCACTCAGAGTCATGGATTTTATAAGAGATCTCATATCCAGAATGCAGGAAGAGACCGGGGATCTTTTTAATCTTGAAGCCACACCTGCCGAAGGTACAACTTACCGGCTGGCAATGCTGGACAAAAAACGCTATCCTGACATTATGTGTGCTGACAGTGACTGTGTTAATGAAGACCCTTATTATACCAATTCAACCCAGCTTCCTGTGAATTTTACAGATGATATTTTTGAAACCCTTATGCTGCAGGATGAACTGCAAACCAAATACACAGGCGGAACAGTACTTCACATCTATCTTGGAGAACTGGTACAGGATATTGAAACAGTCAAAAGTGTAATCAGAAAAATATCCCAGGGATACAGGCTTCCTTATTTTACCCTGACTCCTACATTCAGTGTCTGCCCTTCTCATGGTTATCTGAATGGAGAACAGGAAATATGCCCCATATGCCGCCAGGAAACTGAAATCTATTCAAGGGTTGTCGGGTATTTAAGACCTGTTAAACAATGGAATAACGGCAAGCAGTCAGAATTTATAAAAAGAAAAACATTTAAGGTTGCCTGA
- a CDS encoding DNA translocase FtsK encodes MRKELLGILLFFIVAFSAISLLSYSPLDPSIANPMTGGQIHNLFGLIGAHISGLFIFLFGLGAGWIPVILGFASYYIFNNRPKNEMLMPAAGALILVITSSGIFALGGDSFEIFGNKISSGGVIGINLNIFIVRYFNNTGGFIVLSLIWIIGFVLAAETSIVIIGNNLRNFTIKTINYFKSLYLSWKNRGKLPERIKKARPEPIPVKKAAQIKNIARKIKMLDMTSIPPKPIKKMLDMKKEEDADLVILKNDETSALPVKTSKPDNDKNTESEPGLKKENNSNKLKNKQAQTNNDQEPGLTELKRKKNSKYQKPVITFMNEPKHDFGTEDKEFLEHQAQLLAAKLEDFGVKGRVSNVIPGPVITTYEYKPAPGIKINKVVNLTDDLALALRAISIRIVAPIPGRAVIGIEVPNAKREVVWLKEIINSNVFKQSESILTICLGKDIVGNPVVAHLDKMPHLLIAGATGTGKSVGLNSMICSLLYKSVPEDVKMIMIDPKRIELTLYDGIPHLITPVVTDVKKATNALFWAVNEMERRYGLLAEKRVRNIVQYNDKVEAEKLIGEETEGHDKLPYIVIIIDELADLMVVASRDVEVSLMRLAQMARAAGIHLILATQRPSVDVLTGIIKANFPTRLTFQVSSKIDSRTIIDTNGAQNLLGAGDMLFLPPGTARLQRIHGAYISEDELQKITSFLKDQAEPEYDESVLEPQANEKGKSGDEEYDERYDDAVALVTQTRQASISSIQRHLRIGYNRAARIIEVMEKEGIVGPSDGAKPRDVLVAGYDD; translated from the coding sequence ATGAGAAAAGAACTGCTTGGTATCTTATTGTTTTTTATTGTAGCCTTTTCAGCTATCAGTCTCTTGTCTTACAGTCCTTTGGATCCTTCAATTGCCAACCCTATGACAGGGGGACAAATTCATAACCTGTTCGGTTTGATAGGGGCACATATCTCAGGATTGTTTATCTTTCTTTTTGGTCTCGGGGCAGGGTGGATACCTGTTATCCTCGGTTTTGCAAGTTATTATATATTTAATAACCGTCCAAAAAACGAAATGCTTATGCCGGCAGCGGGAGCTCTTATCCTGGTTATTACCAGTTCCGGGATATTTGCACTTGGAGGTGATTCATTTGAGATATTTGGGAATAAAATATCTTCAGGCGGAGTTATTGGTATAAATCTTAATATCTTTATTGTAAGATATTTTAATAATACAGGCGGTTTTATTGTTTTAAGTTTAATCTGGATTATAGGCTTTGTTCTTGCTGCTGAAACATCAATTGTAATAATTGGAAATAATTTACGCAATTTTACAATAAAAACCATTAATTATTTTAAATCCTTATATCTGTCATGGAAAAACAGGGGAAAACTGCCTGAAAGAATAAAAAAAGCCAGACCTGAGCCGATTCCTGTCAAAAAAGCAGCCCAGATAAAAAATATTGCCAGAAAAATCAAAATGCTGGATATGACTTCTATTCCTCCCAAACCCATAAAAAAAATGCTGGATATGAAAAAAGAGGAAGATGCAGATCTTGTAATATTGAAAAACGATGAAACATCCGCTCTGCCTGTTAAAACCAGTAAACCAGATAATGACAAAAATACAGAATCAGAACCTGGTCTTAAAAAAGAAAATAATTCAAATAAACTGAAAAATAAACAAGCTCAAACAAACAATGATCAAGAACCTGGATTAACTGAACTCAAAAGGAAAAAAAACAGTAAATATCAAAAGCCTGTTATAACATTTATGAATGAGCCAAAACATGATTTTGGAACTGAAGATAAAGAGTTTCTGGAACATCAGGCTCAATTACTGGCAGCTAAACTTGAGGATTTTGGAGTAAAAGGACGGGTGTCAAATGTTATTCCTGGCCCTGTTATTACTACCTATGAATATAAACCTGCTCCAGGTATAAAAATAAATAAGGTGGTAAACCTGACAGATGACCTTGCCCTTGCCCTTCGTGCTATAAGCATAAGAATTGTTGCTCCTATTCCTGGAAGAGCAGTTATCGGCATAGAGGTTCCTAATGCAAAGCGTGAGGTGGTATGGTTAAAAGAGATTATAAATTCAAATGTTTTTAAACAATCTGAATCTATTTTAACCATTTGTCTTGGAAAAGATATTGTTGGAAATCCAGTGGTTGCCCATCTTGATAAAATGCCCCATCTTCTTATAGCAGGTGCAACAGGAACAGGAAAAAGCGTGGGTTTAAATTCCATGATTTGCAGCCTTTTGTATAAATCCGTTCCCGAAGATGTTAAAATGATTATGATTGATCCCAAGCGTATAGAACTTACCCTGTATGACGGGATTCCCCATCTTATTACACCTGTTGTAACAGATGTTAAAAAAGCTACAAATGCCCTGTTTTGGGCTGTAAATGAAATGGAAAGGCGTTATGGGCTGCTTGCTGAAAAAAGGGTTAGAAATATTGTCCAGTATAATGACAAGGTGGAAGCTGAAAAACTCATAGGAGAAGAAACTGAGGGCCATGATAAACTCCCCTATATTGTTATAATTATTGATGAGCTTGCAGATCTCATGGTGGTTGCTTCCCGAGATGTGGAGGTTTCCCTTATGCGCCTTGCACAAATGGCCCGTGCAGCAGGAATTCATCTTATCCTGGCTACCCAGCGGCCTTCAGTGGATGTTTTGACAGGCATAATAAAAGCCAATTTCCCGACCCGTCTGACCTTTCAGGTATCTTCCAAGATTGATTCAAGAACCATTATAGATACAAACGGGGCGCAAAATCTGCTGGGAGCAGGGGATATGCTGTTTTTGCCCCCTGGAACTGCAAGGCTTCAGCGTATTCACGGAGCATATATTTCAGAAGATGAACTGCAAAAGATAACAAGCTTTTTAAAAGACCAGGCAGAGCCTGAATATGATGAATCAGTTCTTGAACCCCAGGCAAATGAAAAGGGAAAATCAGGGGATGAAGAATATGATGAGCGCTATGACGATGCTGTCGCACTGGTAACACAAACAAGACAGGCATCCATATCCTCAATCCAGCGGCATCTCCGTATAGGATACAACAGGGCAGCCCGTATTATTGAAGTAATGGAAAAAGAAGGAATTGTAGGTCCTTCAGATGGAGCAAAACCCAGGGATGTTCTTGTTGCAGGGTATGATGATTGA
- a CDS encoding ribonuclease J, which yields MLKIIPLGGLGEIGLNMMVVEYKNSLIIIDAGLMFPEDYMLGIDCVIPDMEYIRQNKNRVSGIILTHAHEDHIGALPYLLKYIHVPVYGTRFTIGVVRNKLEEHDLLASVCLHHISPGQKMNIGDFEINTIRVGHSVVDGVAIVITTPMGFIIHTGDFKINNTSLDNMVTDVNKFARCGDHGVLALLSDSTNVEKEGYTISDKEIGDTLRQIVCKSTGRIIVALFASSVSRIQQIIDIAKTRDSKIVFNGRSMEVIVRIARELGYIDISDNMVIDIEQINQYPDEKIIIITTGSQGEPMSALARMATGIHKQIKIKRGDTVILSSKFIPGNEKAIAKIINNLYRRGADVIYEKISAIHVSGHAFREELKLMINLTKPRYFIPIHGEYRHLVLHARLAEEVGIARENVLLAENGQIVEFNKDGVQIKDRVPTGRILIDGKGIGDVGRSILKERRALSEDGFVAVSIAFDEETGIVMYGPEIVSRGFVFETETGHLLDDAICVILEIIEDITPDIENRLEKIRARVQGDLRKYFTFTIKRRPVILPFILEV from the coding sequence ATGTTAAAGATCATTCCCCTGGGAGGACTGGGAGAAATCGGCCTTAACATGATGGTTGTAGAATATAAAAACAGCCTTATAATCATAGACGCAGGTTTAATGTTTCCTGAAGATTATATGCTTGGAATTGACTGTGTTATACCGGATATGGAATATATCCGCCAAAATAAAAACAGGGTTTCAGGCATTATTTTGACCCATGCCCACGAAGACCACATAGGCGCTCTGCCATATCTTTTAAAATATATTCATGTACCTGTTTACGGAACCAGGTTTACCATTGGGGTTGTTCGTAATAAACTTGAAGAACATGATCTTCTTGCATCAGTGTGCTTACACCATATATCTCCAGGTCAAAAGATGAATATAGGAGATTTTGAAATTAATACCATCCGTGTAGGCCACAGTGTAGTTGACGGGGTTGCCATTGTTATAACAACGCCCATGGGTTTTATTATTCATACCGGAGATTTTAAAATCAATAATACATCTCTGGATAATATGGTAACAGATGTGAATAAATTTGCCAGGTGCGGGGATCATGGGGTACTGGCTCTTTTATCTGATTCAACCAATGTTGAAAAAGAAGGATATACCATATCTGATAAAGAAATAGGCGACACCTTAAGGCAGATTGTATGTAAAAGTACAGGCCGTATTATTGTTGCTCTTTTTGCATCCAGTGTTTCCAGGATTCAGCAGATTATAGATATTGCAAAAACAAGAGACAGCAAGATAGTGTTTAACGGCAGAAGTATGGAGGTAATAGTCAGGATAGCAAGGGAGCTTGGCTATATTGATATTTCTGATAATATGGTAATTGATATTGAGCAGATAAATCAATATCCTGATGAAAAGATAATTATAATAACCACCGGCAGCCAGGGAGAGCCTATGTCTGCCCTTGCACGTATGGCAACAGGTATTCATAAACAGATAAAAATCAAACGAGGGGATACAGTTATCCTGTCTTCAAAATTTATTCCTGGAAATGAAAAAGCCATAGCCAAGATCATTAATAATCTTTACCGCAGGGGAGCAGATGTTATTTATGAAAAGATTTCAGCTATCCATGTTTCAGGCCATGCTTTTCGTGAAGAATTAAAATTAATGATTAATCTTACAAAACCCCGCTATTTTATACCAATTCACGGAGAATACCGTCATCTGGTACTTCATGCAAGACTGGCTGAAGAGGTAGGTATTGCGCGGGAGAATGTCTTGCTTGCTGAAAACGGCCAGATAGTTGAATTTAATAAAGACGGGGTTCAGATAAAAGACAGGGTGCCAACAGGAAGAATTCTTATAGACGGCAAAGGAATAGGAGATGTTGGCAGGAGTATTCTTAAAGAACGAAGGGCCTTGTCTGAAGACGGGTTTGTGGCTGTTTCTATTGCATTTGATGAAGAAACCGGGATCGTTATGTACGGGCCTGAGATAGTGTCCCGGGGTTTTGTATTTGAAACAGAAACAGGGCATCTTCTTGATGATGCAATATGTGTTATACTTGAGATTATTGAGGATATAACACCTGATATAGAAAACAGGCTTGAAAAAATCAGGGCAAGAGTCCAGGGTGATCTGAGAAAATACTTTACTTTTACCATTAAACGCCGTCCTGTAATTCTTCCTTTTATCCTTGAAGTATAA
- the hisF gene encoding imidazole glycerol phosphate synthase subunit HisF has protein sequence MLSKRIIPCLDVREGRTTKGIKFKDNVDIGDPVDMARFYYEAGADELVFYDITASHEKRNIMIEVVRGVAETIFIPFSVGGGIRTVEDMRDVLLAGAEKISVNSAAVKNPDIISEGAKAFGSQCVVLGMDVKKVEKSRKIPSGYEIVINGGRTYMGIDALEWAVRAQKLGAGEICLNSIDADGTRNGYELTLTAMISANVSIPVIASGGAGKPEHLADVLTKGKADAALIASMTHYGDYTVSEIKDYLNAKDIKMRMNW, from the coding sequence ATGTTAAGTAAAAGAATTATTCCCTGTCTTGATGTAAGAGAAGGCAGGACAACCAAAGGAATCAAATTTAAGGACAATGTTGACATCGGCGATCCTGTGGATATGGCTAGGTTTTATTATGAGGCCGGGGCTGATGAACTGGTATTTTATGACATTACCGCATCCCATGAAAAACGAAATATCATGATTGAAGTGGTCAGAGGAGTGGCAGAAACCATTTTCATACCTTTTTCCGTTGGCGGAGGCATCCGAACTGTGGAAGATATGCGGGATGTTCTTCTTGCAGGTGCTGAAAAGATAAGTGTAAATTCAGCAGCTGTTAAAAATCCTGATATTATCTCAGAAGGTGCTAAAGCTTTTGGCAGTCAGTGCGTTGTTCTGGGCATGGATGTGAAAAAAGTGGAAAAGAGCAGAAAAATCCCTTCAGGATATGAAATTGTAATTAACGGCGGCAGAACCTATATGGGCATTGATGCTCTGGAATGGGCAGTCCGGGCACAAAAGCTGGGAGCAGGTGAAATCTGCCTCAATTCCATAGATGCAGACGGAACCAGAAACGGATATGAACTGACACTTACTGCCATGATTTCTGCAAATGTCAGTATTCCGGTTATTGCTTCAGGCGGGGCCGGAAAACCTGAACATCTGGCAGATGTTTTAACAAAAGGCAAAGCAGATGCAGCCCTGATTGCATCCATGACCCATTATGGAGATTACACTGTTTCAGAAATCAAGGACTATCTTAATGCCAAAGATATTAAGATGCGTATGAACTGGTAA
- a CDS encoding DNA adenine methylase, with protein MKAVQLKLLNHEYQVSISSGDSEIKPFKLQLLKWIGNKQRFSHEIINYFPKKFNTYYEPFVGSGAVLGTLSPKKAVASDALKPLIDIWQTLAKEPELLKKWYQERWKMVMSGDKKQGYERVKESYNNKPNGADLLFISRSCYGGVIRFRKSDGFISTPCGVHNPVSPDSFNNRVDVWHKRTKNTDFFHGDFEQIMKNTDKGDIVYCDPPYSETQSILYGAQSFSLSRLFISIEECKKRGVYVILSIDGTKKSGDLICNIPIPKGLFQNEIIVNCGRSMLKRFQMEGQTLENEVVKDRLLLTY; from the coding sequence ATGAAAGCTGTACAGCTTAAACTATTAAATCATGAATATCAAGTCTCAATATCTTCAGGAGATTCAGAGATTAAGCCTTTCAAATTGCAATTATTGAAATGGATAGGAAATAAACAGAGATTTTCCCATGAAATTATTAATTATTTTCCAAAAAAATTTAATACTTACTATGAACCTTTTGTTGGCAGCGGTGCAGTTTTAGGAACATTATCACCAAAAAAAGCAGTGGCATCAGATGCTCTAAAACCTTTAATAGACATTTGGCAAACTCTTGCAAAAGAACCTGAATTATTAAAAAAATGGTATCAGGAAAGATGGAAAATGGTAATGTCAGGAGATAAAAAACAAGGTTATGAAAGAGTCAAAGAATCATATAATAATAAACCTAATGGCGCAGATCTCCTTTTTATTTCAAGAAGCTGCTATGGAGGAGTAATTCGTTTTCGCAAGTCAGACGGCTTTATATCAACACCCTGCGGTGTTCACAATCCTGTATCTCCTGATTCTTTCAATAATCGCGTTGATGTGTGGCATAAAAGAACAAAAAATACAGATTTTTTCCATGGTGATTTTGAGCAGATAATGAAAAATACTGATAAAGGTGATATTGTATATTGTGATCCGCCATATTCGGAAACTCAAAGCATTTTGTATGGTGCGCAGTCATTTAGCTTATCAAGACTTTTTATAAGTATTGAAGAATGTAAAAAACGGGGGGTTTATGTAATTCTGAGTATTGACGGGACTAAAAAATCAGGTGATTTAATCTGTAATATTCCGATACCAAAAGGTCTGTTTCAAAATGAAATAATTGTAAACTGCGGACGCTCTATGTTGAAGAGATTTCAAATGGAAGGACAAACCCTGGAAAATGAAGTTGTTAAAGACAGATTGTTACTTACTTATTGA